A stretch of Sinorhizobium meliloti DNA encodes these proteins:
- a CDS encoding MotE family protein, with protein sequence MTENFDRLFGKARRVLLGSAAAALMLSMPGAFAQDVTAPPADSATASEIEKFCTNIADAARDQRYVLQRQDLEKLRANVDERIATLETRRAEYEDWLKRRNDFLKQAELGLVDIYKTMKPDAAAGKLEMVRPEIAAAIVMRLPPRQSSLILSEMSDERAAVLTNIISSASDPNTSKEPS encoded by the coding sequence ATGACCGAAAACTTCGATCGTCTTTTCGGAAAGGCGCGCCGCGTTCTCCTGGGCTCGGCCGCCGCCGCGCTCATGCTTTCGATGCCCGGTGCTTTCGCGCAGGACGTCACGGCGCCGCCGGCCGACAGCGCGACGGCGAGCGAAATCGAGAAGTTCTGCACCAATATCGCCGACGCCGCGCGCGACCAGCGCTACGTTCTGCAGCGCCAGGACCTGGAGAAGCTGAGAGCGAATGTCGACGAGCGGATCGCGACTCTGGAAACGCGTCGGGCGGAATACGAGGACTGGCTTAAGCGCCGCAACGATTTCCTCAAACAGGCGGAGCTCGGCCTTGTCGACATCTACAAGACGATGAAGCCGGATGCCGCCGCCGGCAAACTCGAGATGGTGCGTCCGGAGATCGCGGCCGCGATCGTCATGCGCCTGCCGCCGCGCCAGTCGTCGCTGATCCTGAGCGAAATGAGCGACGAAAGGGCAGCGGTGCTGACCAACATCATTTCGAGCGCGAGCGATCCCAATACCTCCAAGGAGCCATCATGA
- the flgH gene encoding flagellar basal body L-ring protein FlgH: protein MRTRITAVLAAGLLAGCQNQAFNEIGRAPAMSPIGSGLQYTQTPQLAMYPKQPRHVTNGYSLWNDQQAALFKDARAINIGDILTVDIRIDDKASFENETDRSRKNSSGFNLGASGQSQTSDFAWSGDLEYGSNTKTEGDGKTERSEKLRLLVAAVVTGVLENGNLLISGSQEVRVNHELRILNVAGIVRPRDVDADNVISYDRIAEARISYGGRGRLTEVQQPPWGQQLVDLVSPL from the coding sequence ATGAGAACGCGCATCACGGCCGTACTGGCCGCAGGGCTCCTGGCGGGTTGCCAGAATCAGGCCTTCAACGAGATCGGGCGGGCGCCGGCCATGAGCCCGATCGGCAGCGGTCTGCAATACACGCAGACGCCGCAGCTTGCCATGTATCCGAAGCAGCCGCGCCACGTCACGAACGGGTACTCGCTTTGGAACGACCAGCAGGCGGCCCTCTTCAAGGATGCCCGCGCGATCAATATCGGCGACATACTGACGGTCGACATCCGTATCGACGACAAGGCCTCCTTTGAAAACGAGACGGACCGCAGCCGCAAGAATTCGAGCGGCTTCAATCTCGGCGCCAGCGGACAATCCCAGACGAGCGACTTCGCCTGGTCGGGCGATCTCGAATACGGCTCAAACACCAAGACGGAAGGCGACGGCAAGACCGAGCGTTCGGAGAAGCTCAGGCTGCTGGTCGCCGCGGTCGTGACCGGCGTCCTCGAAAACGGCAACCTGCTCATCAGCGGCTCGCAGGAAGTGCGCGTCAACCACGAGCTGCGCATCCTCAATGTCGCAGGCATCGTCCGGCCGCGCGACGTGGATGCCGACAACGTCATTTCCTACGACCGCATCGCCGAGGCGCGCATCTCCTATGGCGGCCGCGGCCGCCTGACGGAGGTCCAGCAGCCGCCGTGGGGCCAGCAGCTCGTCGATCTCGTCTCGCCCCTCTGA
- a CDS encoding flagellar basal body-associated FliL family protein: protein MEEIESKETKATSRLMTIAAVAVLTLVAGGGGWLAGMLLAPPPSEKTETAAELPANATGEEDIPKMSAVAHGIVQLDPITTNLAYPAENWVRLEVALQFDGAPDVALAETIHQDIAAYLKTVSLQQIQGPRGFQYLRDDIQERVDLRSEGRVTNVMFRTFVIQ from the coding sequence ATGGAAGAAATCGAGAGCAAAGAAACGAAGGCCACCTCGCGGCTGATGACCATCGCGGCCGTGGCGGTGCTGACGCTCGTCGCCGGCGGTGGCGGCTGGCTTGCAGGCATGCTCCTCGCGCCGCCGCCGTCCGAGAAGACGGAAACCGCGGCCGAGCTTCCTGCCAACGCGACCGGCGAGGAGGACATACCGAAAATGTCAGCGGTGGCACACGGCATCGTGCAGCTCGATCCGATTACGACGAACCTTGCCTATCCGGCCGAAAACTGGGTTCGCCTCGAGGTCGCGCTCCAGTTCGATGGCGCTCCCGACGTTGCACTGGCGGAGACGATACACCAGGACATTGCAGCCTATCTGAAGACCGTGTCGCTGCAGCAGATTCAAGGACCGCGCGGCTTCCAATATCTCCGGGATGACATCCAGGAGCGGGTTGACCTGCGCTCCGAGGGCCGCGTAACGAATGTGATGTTCCGCACCTTCGTCATCCAATGA
- a CDS encoding flagellar basal body P-ring protein FlgI: MKINACKWLLTLAVAFAATLTSAYAASRIKDVASLQSGRDNQLIGYGLVVGLQGTGDSLRSSPFTDQSIRAMLQNLGISTQGGDSRTRNVAAVLVTATLPPFASPGSRLDVTVGSLGDATSLRGGTLVMTSLSGADGQIYAVAQGSVVVSGFNAQGEAAQLSQGVTTAGRVPNGAIIERELPSKFKDGFNLVLQLRNPDFSTAVGMAAAINRYAAAQFGGRIAEALDSQSVLVQKPKMADLARLMADVENLVIETDAPARVVINERTGTIVIGQDVRVAEVAVSYGTLTVQVSETPTIVQPEPFSRGETAYEPNTTIEAQADGGTVAILNGSSLRSLVAGLNSIGVKPDGIIAILQSIKSAGALQAELVLQ, from the coding sequence ATGAAGATCAATGCATGCAAGTGGCTGCTGACGCTCGCGGTGGCCTTCGCCGCGACCTTGACGTCTGCCTATGCGGCCTCGCGGATCAAGGACGTCGCGTCCCTGCAGTCGGGCAGGGACAACCAGCTCATCGGTTACGGCCTGGTGGTCGGCCTGCAGGGCACCGGTGACAGCCTGCGCTCCTCTCCTTTCACGGATCAGTCGATCCGCGCCATGCTGCAGAACCTCGGCATTTCCACGCAGGGCGGGGACTCGCGCACGCGCAACGTCGCGGCGGTGCTCGTCACCGCCACGCTGCCGCCCTTCGCGAGCCCAGGCAGCCGGCTCGACGTGACCGTCGGTTCGTTGGGCGATGCGACGTCGCTGCGCGGCGGTACGCTGGTCATGACCTCGCTTTCAGGTGCCGACGGCCAGATCTATGCCGTGGCGCAGGGCTCGGTGGTCGTCAGCGGTTTCAACGCGCAAGGTGAAGCCGCCCAATTGAGCCAGGGCGTGACCACGGCGGGACGTGTCCCGAACGGCGCCATCATCGAGCGGGAACTGCCGTCGAAATTCAAGGACGGCTTCAACCTGGTGCTGCAGCTGCGCAATCCGGACTTTTCGACCGCCGTCGGCATGGCCGCGGCGATCAACAGATATGCCGCGGCGCAATTTGGCGGCCGCATCGCCGAAGCCTTGGACTCGCAGTCCGTCCTGGTCCAGAAGCCGAAGATGGCTGATCTCGCGCGCCTGATGGCGGACGTGGAAAACCTGGTGATCGAGACCGACGCGCCGGCCCGGGTGGTCATCAACGAGCGCACCGGCACGATCGTCATCGGCCAGGACGTCCGCGTCGCCGAAGTAGCCGTCAGCTACGGCACCCTGACGGTGCAGGTCAGCGAGACGCCGACGATCGTCCAGCCGGAACCCTTCTCGCGCGGTGAGACGGCCTACGAGCCCAACACCACGATCGAAGCGCAGGCCGACGGCGGCACCGTCGCCATCCTCAACGGCTCGAGCCTGCGTTCGCTCGTCGCGGGCCTGAACAGCATCGGCGTCAAGCCGGACGGGATCATCGCGATCCTCCAGAGCATCAAATCGGCGGGAGCCCTACAGGCGGAGCTTGTTCTGCAATGA